In Actinoplanes derwentensis, the following proteins share a genomic window:
- a CDS encoding response regulator, whose product MPTSGPLVQLNVLVVDDDDADAFMIEEALIDSAVPTVLGRVPDGQEALAYLRRTGQYADAVRPDLILLDLNMPRKGGLQTLTEIKADATLEAIPVVVLTTSDAPPDIIASYEHHASAFVTKPMDLESFETAVRKISTFYGEIARLPRTS is encoded by the coding sequence ATGCCGACGTCAGGACCGCTGGTGCAGCTCAACGTCCTCGTGGTGGACGACGATGACGCCGACGCCTTCATGATCGAGGAGGCGCTGATCGATTCCGCGGTGCCCACGGTTCTGGGCCGGGTGCCCGACGGGCAGGAGGCCCTGGCCTACCTGCGCCGCACCGGACAGTACGCTGACGCGGTCCGGCCCGATCTCATCCTGCTGGACCTGAACATGCCGCGGAAGGGCGGTCTGCAGACGCTGACCGAGATCAAGGCCGACGCGACGCTGGAGGCGATCCCGGTGGTGGTGCTGACCACCTCGGACGCGCCGCCGGACATCATCGCCAGCTACGAGCATCACGCCAGCGCGTTCGTGACCAAGCCGATGGACCTGGAGTCCTTCGAGACCGCGGTCCGGAAGATCAGTACCTTCTACGGCGAGATCGCGCGGCTGCCCCGCACCAGCTGA
- a CDS encoding ABC transporter ATP-binding protein, with translation MIEAAEVSWRYGATPVIDGVGVTARPGRLLGLIGPNGSGKTTLLRLLYGALRSPTGRVTVDGDTLQSLAPRESARRMAVVVQETTGDTALTVAEMVLLGRGPHLSTFQRAGRDDHEVAARCLARVGATHLAARPFAGLSGGERQRVLIARALAQEATHLLLDEPTNHLDIRYQHEILRLVHGLGTCSVVVLHDLNLAARYCDDLVLLGNGGVVATGTVDEVLDPKILQPVYGIGMHRIDLEGHLHLLFHPLDQDEPPG, from the coding sequence GTGATCGAAGCCGCGGAAGTCTCCTGGCGTTACGGCGCCACCCCGGTGATCGACGGGGTGGGCGTCACCGCCCGCCCCGGCCGGCTCCTCGGCCTGATCGGCCCGAACGGCAGCGGCAAGACCACCCTGCTGCGCCTGCTCTACGGCGCTCTGCGCAGCCCCACCGGCCGGGTCACCGTGGACGGCGACACCCTGCAGTCACTGGCCCCGCGCGAGTCGGCCCGCCGGATGGCCGTCGTCGTGCAGGAGACCACCGGCGACACGGCGCTGACCGTGGCCGAGATGGTGCTGCTCGGCCGCGGCCCGCACCTGTCCACCTTCCAGCGGGCCGGCCGCGACGACCACGAGGTGGCGGCCCGCTGCCTGGCCCGCGTCGGCGCCACCCACCTGGCGGCCCGGCCGTTCGCCGGCCTGTCCGGCGGTGAACGCCAGCGGGTGCTGATCGCCCGCGCCCTCGCTCAGGAGGCCACCCATCTGCTGCTCGACGAACCGACCAACCACCTGGACATCCGCTACCAGCACGAGATCCTGCGGCTGGTCCACGGCCTGGGCACCTGCTCGGTCGTGGTCCTGCACGACCTGAACCTGGCCGCCCGCTACTGCGACGACCTGGTACTGCTCGGCAACGGCGGGGTGGTCGCCACCGGGACCGTCGACGAAGTCCTCGACCCGAAGATCCTGCAACCGGTGTACGGCATCGGCATGCACCGCATCGACCTGGAAGGCCACCTGCACCTGCTGTTCCACCCACTGGACCAGGACGAGCCGCCCGGCTGA
- a CDS encoding ABC transporter substrate-binding protein — protein MRSLLAAASAAVLLTGCGTSTAASPDDAAVTISNCGVDVTFDKAPERIVMLKSSAVPYLHALEVMDRVVSRAGQYPKDYYDAATQAEIDRIPLLADKTDTSGHLQISKEVVIAQTPDLVLGEVDNLSRDTLAAVDIPLLEEPAMCKNATAVPTFDDVFRQMETYGKVFNRPTEAATAVTALKERFEKIKTATAGTGDKRTAAVLYPTLGGGVTYAYGSTSMAHPQLEAAGFTNVFGDSRERVFEVTLEELLGRNPDVLILLYPDGDPKDVEQAITSLPGADKLKAVQSGDVMPQLFNFTEPPTPLSIDGLEKIVQRFP, from the coding sequence ATGCGGTCTCTCCTCGCCGCCGCCTCCGCCGCCGTTCTCCTGACCGGCTGCGGCACCTCCACTGCCGCCTCTCCGGACGATGCCGCCGTCACGATCAGCAACTGCGGTGTCGACGTCACCTTCGACAAAGCGCCCGAGCGGATCGTGATGCTGAAGAGTTCCGCCGTGCCGTACCTGCACGCCCTCGAGGTGATGGACCGGGTCGTCTCCCGCGCCGGGCAGTACCCGAAGGACTACTACGACGCCGCCACCCAGGCCGAGATCGACAGAATCCCGCTGCTCGCCGACAAGACCGACACCAGCGGCCACCTGCAGATCTCCAAAGAAGTAGTCATCGCGCAGACTCCCGACCTGGTCCTCGGCGAGGTCGACAATCTCTCCCGCGACACCCTCGCCGCCGTCGACATCCCGCTCCTCGAAGAACCCGCGATGTGCAAGAACGCCACCGCCGTCCCCACCTTCGACGACGTCTTCCGGCAGATGGAGACCTACGGAAAGGTCTTCAACCGCCCCACCGAGGCCGCCACCGCGGTCACCGCCCTCAAAGAGCGCTTCGAAAAGATCAAAACCGCCACCGCCGGTACGGGTGACAAGCGCACCGCCGCGGTCCTCTACCCCACGCTCGGAGGTGGGGTGACCTACGCCTACGGGTCCACCAGCATGGCCCACCCACAGTTGGAGGCGGCCGGTTTCACCAACGTCTTCGGCGACAGCAGAGAACGCGTCTTCGAGGTCACCCTGGAGGAACTGCTCGGCCGCAACCCCGACGTGCTGATCCTGCTCTACCCCGACGGTGACCCGAAGGACGTCGAGCAGGCGATCACCAGCCTGCCCGGCGCCGACAAGCTGAAGGCCGTGCAGTCCGGCGACGTCATGCCGCAGCTGTTCAACTTCACCGAACCGCCGACACCGCTCTCCATCGACGGCCTGGAGAAGATCGTGCAGCGGTTCCCGTGA
- a CDS encoding FecCD family ABC transporter permease encodes MAVDLLGVTAQRRRTVIWLVALTAGLLVTGLVAVGTGAIGISPVTVARIVAHQALGIGEVTWTPPEQAIVWQVRLPRIVLGILVGAGLAVCGVALQAMVRNVLADPYLLGINSGASSGAAAALLFGAGAGFGQYALSVSAFLGALAASLLVFMIARAAGRITSMRLLLSGVAVGYALYATTSFLIFASNSAEGSRSVMFWLLGSLGLARWDALLGVAAIVILGTILYMTVLGRRLDVLAVGDETAHTLGVSPDRFRMRMLVLVSLCVGVLVSASGSIGFVGLVVPHLARRIVGAPHVRVVPVSALLGAILLVWADVIARVLLAPQEIPIGIITSLLGAPFLLILIRRLHAN; translated from the coding sequence GTGGCTGTGGATCTTCTCGGCGTCACGGCACAGCGGCGCCGGACGGTCATCTGGCTGGTGGCTCTCACCGCGGGTCTGCTGGTGACCGGGCTGGTCGCCGTCGGCACGGGGGCGATCGGGATCAGCCCGGTCACCGTCGCCCGCATCGTCGCGCATCAGGCGCTCGGCATCGGTGAGGTGACCTGGACACCGCCCGAACAGGCGATCGTCTGGCAGGTCCGGCTCCCCCGGATCGTCCTCGGCATCCTGGTCGGCGCCGGTCTCGCGGTCTGCGGGGTGGCGTTGCAGGCGATGGTCCGCAACGTCCTCGCGGACCCGTACCTGCTCGGCATCAACTCCGGCGCCTCCAGTGGCGCGGCCGCGGCCCTGCTGTTCGGCGCCGGTGCCGGTTTCGGCCAGTACGCGCTCTCGGTCAGCGCCTTCCTCGGCGCGCTCGCCGCGTCCCTGCTGGTCTTCATGATCGCCCGAGCCGCCGGCCGGATCACCTCGATGCGGCTGCTGCTGTCCGGGGTAGCGGTCGGCTACGCCCTGTACGCCACCACCAGCTTCCTGATCTTCGCCTCCAACAGCGCCGAAGGTTCCCGCTCGGTGATGTTCTGGCTGCTCGGCTCGCTCGGCCTGGCCCGCTGGGACGCGCTGCTCGGCGTCGCCGCGATCGTCATCCTCGGCACGATCCTCTACATGACGGTCCTCGGCCGCCGCTTGGACGTCCTCGCCGTCGGCGACGAGACCGCGCACACCCTCGGTGTCTCCCCCGACCGGTTCCGGATGCGGATGCTGGTGCTGGTGTCACTCTGCGTGGGCGTGCTGGTGTCCGCGTCCGGCAGCATCGGCTTCGTCGGCCTGGTCGTGCCGCACCTGGCCCGCCGCATCGTCGGCGCCCCGCACGTCCGTGTCGTCCCGGTGTCCGCGCTGCTCGGCGCGATCCTGCTGGTCTGGGCCGACGTGATCGCCCGGGTGCTGCTGGCCCCGCAGGAGATCCCGATCGGCATCATCACCTCCCTGCTCGGCGCCCCCTTCCTCCTGATCCTGATCCGCCGTCTGCACGCGAACTGA
- a CDS encoding helical backbone metal receptor, which produces MRFDRPPRRIVSLVPSLSEALAVTVPDRLIAVTDWCTHPPHLHIARVRGTKNPDRQAIVALEPDLVIANQEENRRIDVQRLRDAGVPVWVTVIESLDDAVRSMRRLFTDVLAAGEPDWLIQAAEQWKRPAPQPSARVVVPIWRDPWMVVGARTFTGDLLTRLGLVNVFADAADRYPHTDLAELRTAGADLVLLPDEPYVFTPTDGPESFPGIRTVLVSGRLLTWYGPSLATARSALLDQIR; this is translated from the coding sequence ATGCGCTTCGACCGGCCGCCCCGGCGCATCGTCTCGCTCGTGCCGTCGCTCAGCGAGGCCTTGGCGGTGACCGTTCCCGATCGCCTGATCGCGGTCACCGACTGGTGCACCCACCCACCCCACCTGCACATTGCGCGGGTACGAGGAACGAAGAACCCGGACCGGCAGGCGATCGTCGCGCTCGAACCGGACCTGGTGATCGCCAACCAGGAGGAGAACCGCCGCATCGACGTGCAACGGCTCCGCGATGCCGGGGTGCCGGTGTGGGTGACCGTGATCGAATCGCTCGACGACGCCGTGCGGTCGATGCGGCGACTGTTCACCGACGTACTCGCCGCCGGTGAACCGGACTGGCTGATCCAGGCCGCCGAGCAGTGGAAACGGCCCGCACCACAGCCGTCGGCACGGGTCGTCGTGCCGATCTGGCGCGACCCGTGGATGGTGGTCGGCGCCCGCACCTTCACCGGCGACCTGCTCACCCGGCTCGGACTGGTCAACGTGTTCGCCGATGCCGCCGACCGTTACCCGCACACCGACCTGGCCGAGTTGCGGACTGCCGGCGCGGACCTGGTGCTGCTGCCCGACGAGCCGTACGTCTTCACGCCCACCGACGGCCCGGAGTCCTTCCCCGGCATCCGGACGGTGCTGGTGTCCGGGCGCCTGCTCACCTGGTACGGCCCGTCCCTGGCCACCGCCCGCAGCGCACTGCTCGATCAGATCCGCTGA
- a CDS encoding MarR family winged helix-turn-helix transcriptional regulator: MTGARLPFDPIGEAARLWSEHGWETAADGMAAVTSLMRAQAIVQSWVDDVLRPLQLSFARYELLMLLSFTRQGRLPMAKAGARLQVHPTSVTNAASRLEAAGLVERCQDPNDGRGVLVTITDAGRETAALASKLLNEQVFSRPELSSPGMRDLFGTLKDLRRTAGDFDE; this comes from the coding sequence GTGACAGGCGCACGGCTCCCGTTTGACCCGATCGGGGAAGCCGCCCGGCTCTGGAGCGAACACGGCTGGGAGACCGCCGCTGACGGCATGGCAGCCGTCACCTCCCTGATGCGGGCGCAGGCCATCGTGCAGTCCTGGGTCGACGACGTGCTGCGGCCGCTGCAACTGAGCTTCGCCCGGTACGAGTTGCTGATGCTGCTGTCGTTCACCAGACAGGGCCGGTTGCCGATGGCCAAAGCCGGCGCCCGCCTGCAGGTGCACCCGACCAGCGTCACCAACGCCGCCTCCCGGCTGGAGGCCGCCGGGCTGGTCGAACGATGCCAGGATCCCAACGACGGCCGCGGCGTGCTGGTCACCATCACCGACGCCGGCCGCGAAACCGCCGCGCTGGCCTCCAAACTGCTCAACGAGCAGGTCTTCAGCCGGCCAGAGCTCTCCTCCCCCGGCATGCGCGACCTGTTCGGCACGCTCAAGGACCTGCGCCGGACCGCCGGAGACTTCGACGAGTGA
- the icmF gene encoding fused isobutyryl-CoA mutase/GTPase IcmF, with protein MTADRSSELHVPEHPVRFVTAASLFDGHDAAINVMRRLLQAQGAEVIHLGHDRSVDTVVRAVLEEDAQGVAISSYQGGHVEYFSYLVDRLAESGVGHVRVFGGGGGVIVPAEIAALRERGVTIFSPEDGQRLGLPGMINQLIRACDTDLSETGPDVEALAGGDPAALARAITVLETGRSPELADRLRAAAAGRVVPVLGITGTGGSGKSSLTDELLRRLRLDQEDKLRIAVLAIDPTRRRGGGALLGDRIRMNALETGQDGHTFFRSLATRTAGGQLPENLADILAGVKAAGFDLVIVETPGIGQGDAGIVPFADVALYVMTPEFGAASQLEKIDMLDFADVVAINKYERRGAEDARRDVARQLVRNRQAFGTGWQQMPVFGTSAARFNDDGVTALYQELRGLLAGKGLNVRAGTLPAVDVRASSGLTSVVPAARSRYLAEITGAVRDYHRTTEEQADVVRRRQALRTTVELLGDDPATDRVRELVTDQERQVLPEVGELLRAWPERVAAYSGDEFVYRVRDKEIRTPLTRETLSGSRIRRVALPRTRDDAELVSFLRRENLPGFFPFTAGVFPFKREGEAPARMFAGEGDAFRTNRRFTLLSRGGDATRLSTAFDSVTLYGRDPDLRPDIYGKVGTSGVSIATLDDMKALYDGFDLCAPTTSVSMTINGPAPAILAMFLTTAIDQQLAAHPGEPGDEVVARTLATVRGTVQADILKEDQGQNTCIFSTEFALRCMGDIQQWFIDQRVRNFYSVSISGYHIAEAGANPISQLAFTLANGFTYVESYLARGMAIDDFAPNLSFFFSNGMDAEYSVIGRVARRIWAVAMRERYGAGERSQKLKYHVQTSGRSLHAQEMDFNDIRTTLQALCAIYDNANSLHTNAYDEAVTTPSEQSVRRALAIQMIIDKEWGLSGNENPLQGSFVIDELTDLVEEAVLVEFDRIAERGGVLGAMETGYQRGRIQDESMLYEHRKHEGSLPIVGVNTFLDPHRDDTPPQSVELARATEQEKQSQLTRLADFQARHASEAPAALARLQAAAMNGDNVFAALMDAVRFCSLGQISGAFFEVGGQYRRNV; from the coding sequence ATGACTGCCGACAGGTCGTCCGAATTGCACGTTCCCGAGCACCCGGTCCGGTTCGTGACCGCGGCGAGCCTGTTCGACGGTCACGACGCGGCGATCAACGTGATGCGGCGGCTGCTGCAGGCCCAGGGCGCCGAGGTGATCCACCTCGGTCATGACCGCAGTGTCGACACGGTGGTGCGCGCCGTGCTGGAGGAGGACGCCCAGGGCGTGGCGATCTCGTCGTACCAGGGCGGCCACGTCGAATACTTCAGCTACCTTGTGGATCGGCTGGCCGAGTCCGGAGTCGGTCACGTGCGGGTCTTCGGCGGTGGCGGCGGCGTGATCGTGCCGGCCGAGATCGCGGCGCTGCGCGAGCGCGGGGTCACGATCTTCTCACCGGAGGACGGGCAGCGACTGGGTCTGCCCGGCATGATCAACCAACTGATCCGGGCCTGTGACACCGACCTGTCCGAGACCGGCCCGGACGTCGAGGCCCTGGCCGGCGGGGATCCGGCCGCACTGGCCCGCGCGATCACCGTGCTGGAGACGGGCCGGTCACCGGAGCTGGCCGACCGGTTGCGTGCCGCAGCGGCGGGCCGGGTGGTCCCGGTGCTGGGGATCACCGGCACCGGCGGTTCGGGCAAGTCGTCGCTGACCGACGAGTTGCTGCGCCGCCTGCGGCTGGACCAGGAGGACAAACTGCGGATCGCCGTCCTGGCGATCGACCCGACCCGACGCCGTGGCGGCGGTGCGCTGCTGGGCGACCGGATCCGGATGAACGCCCTGGAGACCGGACAGGACGGCCACACGTTCTTCCGATCACTGGCCACCCGTACCGCCGGCGGGCAGTTGCCAGAGAATCTCGCTGACATCCTGGCCGGGGTCAAGGCGGCCGGGTTCGATCTGGTGATCGTGGAGACGCCGGGTATCGGGCAGGGTGACGCCGGGATCGTGCCGTTCGCGGACGTGGCGCTGTATGTGATGACGCCGGAGTTCGGCGCCGCCTCCCAGTTGGAGAAGATCGACATGCTCGACTTCGCCGACGTCGTGGCGATCAACAAGTACGAGCGCCGCGGAGCCGAGGACGCCCGCCGGGACGTGGCCCGCCAGTTGGTGCGCAACCGGCAGGCGTTCGGCACCGGCTGGCAGCAGATGCCGGTGTTCGGCACCAGCGCCGCCCGATTCAACGACGACGGAGTCACCGCCCTCTACCAGGAACTACGGGGACTACTGGCCGGCAAGGGACTGAACGTGCGGGCCGGGACGCTACCGGCCGTGGACGTGCGGGCCTCCTCCGGGCTGACGAGTGTCGTGCCGGCCGCCCGCTCCCGCTATCTGGCCGAGATCACCGGCGCGGTCCGCGACTATCACCGCACGACCGAGGAGCAGGCCGATGTCGTCCGCCGCCGCCAGGCCCTGCGCACGACGGTGGAGTTGCTCGGCGACGACCCGGCCACCGACCGGGTGCGGGAGTTGGTCACCGACCAGGAACGGCAGGTGCTTCCCGAGGTCGGTGAGCTTTTGAGGGCCTGGCCGGAGCGGGTCGCCGCCTACTCCGGCGACGAGTTCGTCTATCGGGTCCGCGACAAGGAGATCCGCACCCCGCTGACCCGCGAGACCCTGTCCGGTTCGCGGATCCGGCGGGTGGCGCTGCCCCGCACCCGTGACGACGCGGAACTGGTGTCGTTCCTGCGCCGGGAGAACCTGCCCGGGTTCTTCCCGTTCACCGCCGGGGTGTTCCCGTTCAAACGCGAGGGTGAGGCCCCGGCCCGGATGTTCGCCGGCGAGGGCGACGCGTTCCGCACCAACCGCCGGTTCACCCTGCTGAGCCGGGGCGGTGACGCCACCCGGCTGTCGACGGCGTTCGACTCGGTCACCCTCTACGGCCGTGACCCGGACCTGCGCCCGGACATCTACGGCAAGGTCGGCACCTCGGGAGTCTCGATCGCGACGCTCGACGACATGAAGGCCCTGTACGACGGTTTCGACCTGTGCGCGCCGACCACCTCGGTGTCGATGACCATCAACGGCCCGGCCCCGGCGATCCTGGCGATGTTCCTCACCACCGCGATCGATCAGCAGCTCGCCGCCCACCCCGGCGAACCCGGTGACGAGGTGGTCGCTCGCACCCTCGCGACCGTGCGGGGCACCGTGCAGGCCGACATCCTCAAGGAGGATCAGGGCCAGAACACCTGCATCTTCTCCACCGAGTTCGCGCTGCGCTGCATGGGCGACATCCAGCAGTGGTTCATCGATCAGCGGGTGCGCAACTTCTACTCGGTGTCGATCTCCGGCTATCACATCGCCGAGGCCGGGGCGAACCCGATCAGCCAGCTCGCCTTCACCCTGGCGAACGGATTCACCTACGTCGAGTCGTACCTGGCCCGCGGCATGGCGATCGACGACTTCGCCCCGAACCTGTCGTTCTTCTTCTCCAACGGCATGGACGCCGAATACTCCGTGATCGGCCGGGTGGCCCGGCGGATCTGGGCGGTGGCGATGCGCGAACGCTACGGCGCGGGCGAACGGTCCCAGAAGCTGAAGTACCACGTACAGACCTCGGGTCGTTCCCTGCACGCCCAGGAGATGGACTTCAACGACATCCGCACCACCCTGCAGGCATTGTGCGCGATCTACGACAACGCCAACAGCCTGCACACCAACGCGTACGACGAGGCTGTCACCACCCCCAGCGAGCAGTCGGTCCGGCGGGCCCTGGCCATCCAGATGATCATCGACAAGGAGTGGGGGCTGTCCGGCAACGAGAACCCGCTGCAGGGCTCGTTCGTCATCGACGAGCTGACCGATCTGGTCGAGGAGGCGGTGCTGGTGGAGTTCGACCGGATCGCCGAGCGTGGCGGGGTGCTGGGGGCGATGGAGACCGGTTACCAGCGCGGCCGGATCCAGGACGAGTCGATGCTGTACGAACACCGCAAACATGAGGGCAGCCTGCCGATCGTCGGCGTCAACACGTTCCTCGACCCGCACCGCGACGACACCCCGCCGCAGTCCGTCGAGTTGGCCCGCGCGACCGAGCAGGAGAAACAGTCCCAGCTGACCCGGCTCGCCGACTTCCAGGCCCGGCACGCCTCCGAGGCGCCGGCCGCGCTGGCCCGGCTCCAGGCGGCCGCGATGAACGGTGACAACGTGTTCGCCGCTCTGATGGACGCCGTGCGGTTCTGCTCGCTGGGCCAGATCTCCGGCGCGTTCTTCGAGGTCGGTGGCCAGTACCGTCGCAACGTATGA
- a CDS encoding acyl-CoA thioesterase, whose amino-acid sequence MTLPGRPPSASELTLSQIMDQHQTNLLGTIHGGRILNLIDSAAGVVASRHSDGPAVTAAMDETLFLRAVRVGDVVHVEARITWAGRSSMEVAVRVTADRWDRAVPPETVATSNLVMVAVDDDGHPRPVPALLPETDADRIAFQQAEIRRAHRLTLRKALADA is encoded by the coding sequence ATGACCCTGCCAGGACGGCCCCCGTCGGCCTCCGAGCTCACGCTCTCCCAGATCATGGATCAACACCAGACCAACCTGCTGGGTACGATCCACGGCGGCCGCATCCTGAACCTGATCGACTCGGCCGCCGGAGTCGTCGCCTCCCGGCACTCCGACGGTCCCGCGGTGACCGCGGCCATGGACGAGACGTTGTTCCTGCGTGCGGTCCGGGTCGGTGACGTGGTGCACGTGGAGGCCCGGATCACGTGGGCCGGGCGCAGTTCGATGGAGGTCGCGGTGCGGGTGACCGCCGACCGCTGGGACCGGGCCGTGCCTCCGGAGACGGTCGCGACCTCGAACCTGGTGATGGTCGCCGTCGACGACGACGGCCATCCGCGGCCCGTACCCGCGCTGCTGCCGGAGACCGACGCCGACCGGATCGCCTTCCAGCAGGCGGAGATCCGCCGCGCCCACCGCCTCACCTTGCGCAAGGCCCTGGCCGACGCCTGA
- a CDS encoding PepSY-associated TM helix domain-containing protein: MAIIPEVTDPAPVTAPALRRPASTRSFGPLLLRLHFFAGILVAPFILIAASTGFLFTLVPTLDKIVYSAELVVADPGDTTVPVARQIEAARTAHPDGDLTGVRIGEGDVTTQVDFTSPDLTPESELVHTVYVNPYNGEVTGQLTTWWTATPLNTWLDTFHRDLHLGPAGELYSELAASWLWVLALGGVVLWWRRQSGNRTARRLLAPELAAKKGVRRSRSWHAATGIWLTTGLLILSATGLTWSGYAGANFGAALDAMRGNRPYVATELDAAAPTGGHHSGGSGTVAPVDPAAYETTLTSARQAGLDGPVQITPPADATSAWTVSQTDNLWPVRFDSVAVDTTGAVTDRVDFADWPLLAKLTSWGVQAHMGLLFGLANQIVLALLAIGLISVIVWGYRMWWQRRPTRVDRRALAGAPPARGAWQQLPTWGIVAGVPIVFAVAWALPLFGIPLLAFLAADLLIGAVRSRRTPPEVPVSPAPAGS, translated from the coding sequence ATGGCGATCATCCCCGAAGTCACCGACCCCGCGCCGGTGACCGCACCCGCGTTACGCCGTCCCGCGAGCACCCGCAGCTTCGGCCCCCTGCTGCTGCGGCTGCACTTCTTCGCCGGGATCCTGGTCGCGCCGTTCATCCTGATCGCGGCGTCGACCGGCTTCCTGTTCACACTGGTCCCAACCCTCGACAAGATCGTCTACAGTGCCGAACTCGTGGTCGCCGACCCCGGCGACACCACCGTGCCGGTGGCGCGGCAGATCGAGGCGGCCCGGACCGCCCACCCCGACGGCGACCTGACCGGGGTACGCATCGGCGAAGGCGACGTCACCACCCAGGTCGACTTCACCTCGCCCGACCTGACACCCGAGTCGGAACTCGTGCACACGGTGTACGTCAACCCGTACAACGGTGAAGTGACCGGGCAGTTGACCACCTGGTGGACGGCGACCCCGCTGAACACCTGGCTGGACACCTTCCACCGGGACCTGCACCTGGGCCCGGCCGGTGAGCTGTACTCCGAACTCGCCGCCAGCTGGCTGTGGGTCCTCGCGCTCGGCGGCGTGGTCCTGTGGTGGCGCCGGCAGAGCGGCAACCGCACCGCCCGCCGCCTGCTCGCCCCGGAACTGGCCGCGAAGAAGGGTGTCCGCCGCAGCCGCAGCTGGCACGCCGCCACCGGGATCTGGCTCACCACCGGGCTGCTGATCCTGTCCGCGACCGGTCTGACCTGGTCCGGTTACGCCGGAGCCAACTTCGGTGCGGCCCTGGACGCGATGCGGGGCAACCGCCCGTACGTGGCCACCGAACTGGACGCCGCCGCCCCCACCGGCGGCCACCACAGTGGCGGCTCCGGCACGGTCGCGCCCGTCGACCCGGCCGCCTACGAGACCACACTGACCAGTGCCCGCCAGGCCGGACTCGACGGCCCGGTGCAGATCACCCCGCCCGCCGACGCCACCAGCGCCTGGACCGTCTCACAGACCGACAACCTCTGGCCGGTACGGTTCGACAGCGTCGCCGTGGACACCACCGGAGCGGTCACCGACCGGGTCGACTTCGCCGACTGGCCACTGCTGGCGAAACTGACCTCGTGGGGCGTCCAAGCGCACATGGGTCTGCTCTTCGGCCTCGCCAACCAGATCGTCCTCGCCCTGCTGGCGATCGGCCTGATCAGCGTCATCGTCTGGGGCTACCGGATGTGGTGGCAGCGCCGCCCCACCCGCGTCGACCGGCGCGCCCTGGCCGGCGCCCCGCCCGCCCGCGGCGCCTGGCAGCAACTCCCGACATGGGGCATCGTCGCCGGTGTACCGATCGTCTTCGCGGTCGCCTGGGCACTCCCGCTGTTCGGTATCCCGCTGCTGGCGTTCCTGGCCGCCGACCTGCTGATCGGAGCCGTCCGCAGCCGCCGCACCCCGCCGGAGGTGCCGGTGTCCCCGGCTCCCGCCGGTTCCTGA
- a CDS encoding GNAT family N-acetyltransferase, protein MELIPAVELDGPQLSATEAIYRDAFPAELRAPLDDLLADDMLVLLVDGRPAGFAVTRRLGPTGWVFLRYFAVHDRGTGRGSAMWRLLCAYWADAGCTRILLDVEDPDETGIDADEQLIRQRRIVFYERLGAVLLPVRDYRPTQPGGHPHPLRLIAASWDGSEASVRDQVLAVYRYRYGIGPDDPTVQQALRTF, encoded by the coding sequence GTGGAACTGATCCCGGCGGTGGAACTCGACGGCCCGCAACTGTCGGCGACCGAGGCGATCTATCGGGACGCCTTCCCCGCCGAACTGCGGGCCCCGCTCGACGACCTGTTGGCCGACGACATGCTGGTGCTGCTCGTGGACGGCCGTCCGGCGGGTTTCGCGGTGACCCGGCGGCTCGGCCCGACCGGCTGGGTGTTCCTGCGGTACTTCGCCGTCCACGACCGGGGCACCGGCCGGGGCTCGGCGATGTGGCGGCTGCTGTGCGCGTACTGGGCGGACGCCGGATGCACCCGGATCCTGCTCGACGTGGAGGACCCGGACGAGACCGGTATCGATGCCGATGAACAGCTGATCCGGCAGCGGCGGATCGTGTTCTACGAGCGGCTCGGCGCGGTGCTGCTGCCGGTCCGCGACTACCGCCCGACCCAGCCCGGCGGCCATCCGCATCCGCTGCGGCTGATCGCCGCCTCCTGGGACGGTTCCGAGGCTTCGGTACGGGATCAAGTGCTCGCCGTCTACCGGTACCGCTACGGCATCGGACCGGATGATCCCACAGTTCAGCAGGCACTCCGCACATTCTGA